A part of Candidatus Diapherotrites archaeon genomic DNA contains:
- a CDS encoding PIN domain-containing protein — protein sequence MQKFFADSYAIIDYLKGNKKLKKYFEESELITTKLNLMEVYYSALLESTEEMAEKYYDSFLDKCVEIEDNTIKAAMKLRFKEKAKKLSYVDAAGYQIALERNIKFLTGDEQFREMRNVEFIK from the coding sequence ATGCAGAAATTTTTTGCAGACAGTTATGCAATAATAGACTACCTTAAAGGGAACAAGAAATTAAAAAAATACTTTGAAGAAAGCGAATTAATTACAACGAAACTAAACCTGATGGAAGTATATTACAGTGCGCTGCTTGAATCAACAGAAGAAATGGCGGAAAAATACTATGATTCTTTCTTGGATAAATGCGTTGAAATAGAAGACAATACAATAAAAGCGGCAATGAAATTAAGATTCAAAGAAAAAGCAAAAAAACTATCTTATGTGGATGCTGCTGGCTATCAAATTGCATTGGAAAGAAATATAAAATTTCTCACGGGCGATGAACAATTCAGGGAAATGAGGAATGTCGAGTTCATAAAATAA
- a CDS encoding Zn-ribbon domain-containing OB-fold protein, producing MTHACLPLHWRRYPERYLLKGNYCENCKTAFFPARVVCPNCRRKALLKEKEMPRTGRIISFTEVFVGPMGFEHETPYFLALIELENKAKILSQIVDSKKESIREGAKVKKVFRKISDTDKEGAIAYGYKFKVVK from the coding sequence ATGACTCACGCGTGCCTGCCATTGCATTGGAGGAGATATCCTGAAAGATACCTGCTTAAAGGCAATTACTGCGAGAACTGCAAGACAGCATTCTTTCCTGCAAGGGTAGTGTGCCCTAACTGCAGGAGGAAAGCATTGCTCAAAGAAAAAGAAATGCCCAGGACAGGAAGAATTATTTCCTTCACTGAAGTGTTTGTGGGTCCAATGGGCTTCGAGCACGAAACCCCATACTTTCTTGCACTAATAGAATTGGAGAATAAAGCGAAAATATTAAGCCAGATAGTTGACTCAAAAAAAGAAAGCATCAGAGAAGGCGCAAAAGTAAAAAAAGTCTTCAGGAAAATCTCAGACACCGACAAAGAAGGAGCAATAGCATACGGGTATAAATTTAAGGTAGTGAAATAA
- a CDS encoding thiolase domain-containing protein, whose protein sequence is MRSVSIIGAGCTKFGEHWDKSFRELIAEAGMKAIEDSGIEGKDIQAIYGGTMASGRLIGQEHIGALIADQLGLTPIPSTRVEAACASGGVALRTAFLAIKSGEYDMVAVGGIEKMTEVSTEEASFALGGAGDQETELFHGATFPALYALLARAHMQEFGTTEEQMALCAVQAHKNGMNNPNAQFHREIAVEDVMNSGYISSPLKLLDCSPITDGAAALILCESKKAKNISDKAIEIIASAQASDSLGLTERKSLTELAATRIAAKEAYKQAGIKPKDVDFAEVHDCFTNAFILAIEDLGFFRKGEGGKAVEKGRTQLNAEISVNPSGGLKMGHPVGATGIKQAAEAFEQLNGRAEKRQVEGAKTGLTHNVGGSGATAVVHIFRKLEGKK, encoded by the coding sequence ATGAGAAGCGTTTCAATAATTGGGGCCGGATGCACAAAATTCGGGGAGCACTGGGACAAAAGCTTCAGGGAATTAATAGCTGAAGCAGGAATGAAGGCAATAGAGGACTCAGGAATTGAAGGAAAAGACATTCAGGCAATTTACGGCGGCACAATGGCCTCAGGAAGGCTTATAGGCCAAGAGCACATTGGAGCACTTATAGCAGACCAATTAGGCCTGACACCAATTCCTTCCACAAGGGTTGAAGCAGCATGCGCTTCAGGAGGGGTAGCATTAAGGACAGCATTCCTTGCAATAAAATCAGGGGAATACGATATGGTTGCAGTTGGGGGAATAGAAAAAATGACTGAAGTCTCAACAGAAGAAGCATCTTTTGCTTTAGGGGGCGCAGGAGACCAAGAAACAGAATTATTCCACGGCGCAACATTCCCTGCATTATACGCCTTGCTTGCAAGAGCCCACATGCAGGAATTCGGCACAACAGAAGAGCAAATGGCTTTGTGTGCAGTTCAAGCTCACAAAAACGGAATGAACAACCCTAATGCGCAATTTCACAGAGAAATTGCAGTTGAAGACGTAATGAATTCGGGTTATATTTCTTCTCCTTTGAAATTATTAGATTGCTCTCCAATTACTGATGGAGCAGCTGCACTCATATTGTGCGAAAGCAAAAAAGCAAAAAATATTTCAGACAAAGCAATAGAAATAATTGCTTCAGCGCAGGCCTCGGATTCACTTGGATTGACTGAAAGGAAATCTTTAACTGAGTTAGCTGCAACAAGAATTGCTGCAAAAGAAGCCTACAAACAAGCAGGGATTAAACCAAAAGATGTTGATTTTGCTGAAGTGCACGACTGCTTCACAAATGCCTTTATATTAGCAATAGAAGATTTGGGTTTTTTCAGGAAAGGAGAAGGCGGAAAGGCAGTAGAAAAAGGAAGAACCCAATTAAACGCTGAAATTTCGGTTAATCCTTCGGGCGGCCTGAAAATGGGGCACCCTGTTGGAGCCACTGGAATAAAGCAGGCAGCAGAAGCATTTGAACAATTGAATGGACGAGCTGAAAAAAGGCAGGTTGAAGGCGCGAAAACTGGGTTGACACACAATGTGGGTGGAAGCGGAGCGACTGCAGTAGTGCACATATTTAGAAAATTGGAGGGAAAAAAATGA
- a CDS encoding carbohydrate kinase family protein: MNKKYDVITIGSASEDVFIKSELFKIAPCVRIEGQTNICLPYGRKIDLEELQFGLGGGAFNTVIGFKRQGLKAAPLLNLGKDLAAEKIKEKLKKEGTPTQLIMQDEKHLSGFSIIIRRARGDRTILVYRGANNHFKARKIKWNELKKSRFFYISSFGSEDRVLEKLFAFAGKNGVKIAFNPGSEQRKKAEKMREILAGTEILFLNEGEALSFACERTVKEAAKKLNELGARIVVVTQGPEEVILYDGKKFYSRKPFPIKAKDTTGAGDAFGSGFTSAHIKGLPVKKCIEFGLASAWSVINEIGTTQGLPTQKESQKIIKKNS, from the coding sequence ATGAACAAAAAATACGATGTGATAACAATAGGCTCTGCTTCAGAGGATGTATTCATTAAATCTGAATTATTCAAGATTGCCCCGTGCGTTAGAATAGAAGGACAGACAAATATCTGCCTTCCTTATGGAAGAAAAATAGACTTGGAGGAACTGCAATTCGGTTTAGGAGGAGGGGCATTCAATACTGTTATAGGCTTTAAAAGGCAGGGCTTAAAGGCAGCGCCATTGCTGAATTTAGGGAAAGACCTGGCAGCAGAAAAAATAAAGGAGAAATTAAAGAAAGAGGGCACTCCAACACAATTAATAATGCAAGACGAAAAACACCTTTCAGGATTCTCAATAATAATAAGGAGGGCAAGAGGAGACAGGACAATCTTAGTTTACAGGGGGGCAAACAACCACTTCAAAGCAAGGAAAATAAAATGGAACGAATTAAAAAAAAGCAGATTCTTCTACATAAGCAGTTTTGGCTCAGAAGACAGAGTGCTTGAGAAATTATTTGCCTTTGCAGGAAAGAATGGAGTGAAAATTGCCTTCAATCCAGGCTCGGAGCAGAGGAAAAAAGCAGAAAAAATGAGGGAAATTCTTGCTGGAACAGAAATACTTTTTTTGAATGAAGGGGAAGCGCTTTCATTTGCCTGCGAAAGGACAGTAAAGGAAGCAGCAAAAAAATTGAATGAATTAGGGGCAAGAATTGTTGTAGTAACCCAAGGCCCAGAAGAAGTAATATTATATGATGGAAAAAAATTCTATTCAAGAAAGCCTTTCCCGATAAAAGCAAAAGACACGACAGGTGCAGGGGACGCCTTCGGCTCAGGCTTCACGAGCGCCCACATAAAAGGCCTCCCAGTAAAAAAGTGCATTGAATTCGGTCTTGCGAGCGCGTGGAGCGTAATAAACGAAATAGGAACAACCCAAGGCCTCCCAACACAAAAAGAAAGCCAAAAAATAATAAAGAAGAATTCATGA
- a CDS encoding site-specific DNA-methyltransferase encodes MEVNAIYEGDNLEILSKFSDKSVDLIYADPPFFSNKHYEVIWNNGAEKRAYKDRWLGGIEHYISWMEPRIRECQRVLKDRGSMYLHCDWHANAHLRILMDKIFGKNNFVNEIIWRYRRWPSKQNAFQRMHDTILFYRKNNKKEFQMWKQQYEDLLESSKKQWKGKLRVDRKSDKGTRFSETLGKKSPGVPMADVWEISQITAPFSEYLGYPTQKPEALLERIIKASSNNEDIILDPFCGCGTTIVVAQKLGRKWIGINVSPTACKLMKKRMQKECYVNANLITGKVDLNYIKNLEPFEFQNWVVTSKFLGKVSDRKSSDMGIDGFTPQIAGGYPIQVKQSENIGRNIINNFETAMRRIKKNKGYVVAYSFGKGAYEEVARAKNQE; translated from the coding sequence ATGGAAGTTAACGCAATTTATGAAGGAGACAATCTGGAGATCTTGAGCAAGTTTTCAGATAAAAGTGTAGACTTAATTTATGCTGACCCGCCTTTTTTTTCTAATAAACATTATGAAGTTATTTGGAATAACGGTGCTGAAAAAAGGGCATATAAAGACAGATGGCTTGGCGGAATAGAACATTATATTTCTTGGATGGAACCAAGAATAAGAGAATGCCAGAGGGTTTTGAAAGACAGGGGAAGCATGTATTTACATTGTGATTGGCACGCAAATGCACACCTACGAATTTTAATGGATAAAATTTTCGGGAAAAACAATTTTGTAAATGAAATAATCTGGAGATATAGAAGATGGCCTTCAAAGCAAAATGCTTTCCAAAGAATGCATGACACTATTTTATTTTATAGAAAAAATAATAAAAAAGAATTTCAAATGTGGAAACAACAATATGAAGATTTATTGGAATCCAGCAAAAAGCAATGGAAAGGAAAATTAAGAGTTGACAGAAAAAGTGATAAAGGAACAAGATTTAGTGAAACTTTGGGTAAAAAATCACCTGGTGTTCCAATGGCTGATGTTTGGGAAATTTCTCAAATAACAGCTCCTTTCTCAGAATATTTAGGTTACCCGACTCAAAAACCAGAAGCTCTTTTGGAAAGAATTATTAAAGCAAGTTCAAACAATGAAGATATTATTTTGGACCCCTTTTGTGGTTGTGGGACAACAATAGTTGTTGCTCAAAAACTTGGCAGAAAATGGATTGGAATTAATGTAAGCCCCACTGCCTGCAAATTAATGAAAAAAAGAATGCAAAAAGAATGTTATGTTAATGCTAATTTAATAACCGGAAAAGTGGATTTAAACTATATAAAAAATCTCGAACCCTTCGAGTTTCAAAACTGGGTTGTTACAAGCAAGTTTCTTGGAAAAGTCAGTGACAGAAAAAGCAGCGATATGGGAATTGACGGTTTCACCCCACAAATTGCAGGGGGTTATCCTATTCAAGTCAAGCAAAGCGAAAATATTGGAAGGAATATAATAAACAATTTTGAAACAGCAATGAGAAGAATAAAGAAAAACAAAGGATATGTTGTTGCATATTCTTTTGGGAAAGGAGCCTACGAAGAAGTAGCACGAGCAAAAAACCAAGAATGA
- a CDS encoding UbiX family flavin prenyltransferase — MKLIVAISGASGVEYAVDLLKALKEAKAEIHLVVSEWAEKLIEEETNYNVKEVKKLAGFVYENKDMSASICSSSFLVDGMIVIPASVKTVSEIATAHCGNLISRAADSMLRTRKKLIVCVRETPLSAPTLKNLYRISLYGGIIFPLSPAFYHKPKNLKGIRNFITGKTLDLIGIPNKKFKRWA, encoded by the coding sequence TTGAAATTAATTGTTGCCATAAGCGGGGCTTCAGGGGTAGAATATGCAGTTGATTTATTGAAGGCACTGAAAGAGGCAAAAGCTGAAATTCATTTAGTGGTAAGCGAGTGGGCAGAAAAACTGATTGAAGAAGAAACAAATTATAATGTCAAAGAAGTAAAAAAGCTTGCAGGATTTGTTTATGAAAACAAGGACATGAGCGCAAGCATTTGCAGCAGCAGTTTTCTTGTTGACGGAATGATAGTAATCCCTGCAAGCGTTAAAACTGTATCAGAGATTGCAACAGCGCACTGCGGAAACCTTATTTCAAGGGCAGCAGACTCAATGCTCAGGACAAGAAAAAAACTGATTGTGTGCGTGAGAGAAACTCCATTGAGCGCTCCCACACTGAAAAACCTTTACAGGATTTCCCTGTATGGAGGCATAATTTTCCCTTTGAGCCCTGCCTTCTACCACAAGCCAAAAAACTTGAAGGGCATAAGGAATTTTATTACAGGAAAAACATTAGATTTAATAGGAATTCCAAACAAGAAATTTAAAAGGTGGGCATAA
- a CDS encoding glycosyltransferase family 4 protein produces MKVLMFGWEFPPFKSGGLGTYLYGFTKALFHKNVKVTFVMPHTGMEIKPGFVNVVQADGSYSHVKLFDIKGFDLTPYNPSIELSTSHSAGSKVGSSKQAYGLDFFSKVRDYTVASVHKVKGEACDLIHCHDWMTYPAGILLKKIKRKPLVVTIHSTEYDRTGSLNPNHNIKEIERRGLHEADKVITISNYMKNQLIERYNIPEEKIRVVYNGLDKEHYVLKDKPKVGVKEKIVLFLGRLTIQKGPDWFLEAAYRVLKIDPNVKFVVVGNGDMLPQLINKAIAMRIIDKIVFAGFREDVQKYYSSADVYVMPSVAEPFGLTALEAMASHTPVIISKQAGVAEVVQNCMKADFWDSDELANKILGVLHYNALKNSMSQNGFHEVQKFSWDEVAENCINVYKEVIN; encoded by the coding sequence ATGAAGGTACTGATGTTTGGATGGGAGTTTCCTCCATTCAAGTCAGGCGGCTTAGGCACTTACTTATATGGCTTCACCAAGGCATTGTTCCATAAGAACGTGAAAGTAACCTTTGTAATGCCTCACACTGGAATGGAAATAAAGCCTGGCTTTGTTAATGTGGTTCAGGCTGACGGCAGTTACTCTCACGTTAAACTCTTTGACATAAAGGGTTTTGATTTAACACCTTACAATCCTTCAATTGAATTAAGCACTTCTCATTCAGCTGGTTCAAAAGTTGGTTCAAGCAAGCAGGCCTACGGCCTTGACTTTTTCTCTAAGGTCAGGGATTACACTGTTGCTTCAGTGCACAAGGTCAAGGGCGAGGCCTGCGATCTAATTCACTGCCATGACTGGATGACTTATCCCGCAGGCATCCTACTCAAAAAAATCAAGAGAAAGCCTTTGGTTGTAACAATTCATTCAACAGAATACGACAGGACAGGTTCATTAAACCCGAATCACAATATAAAAGAAATTGAGAGGAGAGGCCTTCATGAAGCAGACAAGGTCATTACTATCAGCAATTACATGAAGAACCAGTTGATTGAACGGTACAACATACCGGAAGAAAAAATCAGGGTTGTGTACAATGGCTTGGATAAAGAGCATTATGTTTTGAAAGACAAACCTAAGGTTGGAGTGAAAGAAAAGATTGTTTTGTTTTTGGGCAGGCTTACAATCCAGAAGGGTCCTGACTGGTTTTTGGAGGCTGCTTACAGGGTGCTGAAGATTGACCCTAATGTTAAATTCGTTGTTGTGGGGAATGGGGACATGCTGCCCCAATTAATCAATAAAGCAATTGCAATGCGCATAATTGATAAGATTGTTTTTGCAGGCTTCAGGGAGGATGTCCAAAAGTATTATTCTTCTGCTGATGTTTATGTAATGCCTTCTGTTGCAGAGCCTTTCGGCCTTACAGCTTTGGAGGCAATGGCTTCTCATACCCCAGTAATTATTTCAAAGCAGGCTGGGGTTGCTGAGGTCGTCCAGAACTGCATGAAGGCTGACTTCTGGGATTCAGATGAATTAGCAAACAAGATTTTGGGGGTACTGCACTACAATGCCTTGAAGAATTCAATGAGCCAGAACGGCTTCCATGAAGTGCAGAAATTCTCGTGGGATGAGGTAGCAGAAAACTGCATTAACGTGTACAAGGAAGTAATTAATTAA
- a CDS encoding hydroxymethylglutaryl-CoA synthase yields MIIMHEKTGIIGYGAYVPSLRITVEEIARTWKKDGKKIASGLGVTEKAVASFDEDACTMAVEAARTAIRTGKIHPQKIGALYVGSESHPYAVNPTASTVCDAINAGPDLMAADLEFACKAGTAGMQACIGLVKSEMIEYGMAIGTDTAQGRPNDALEFTAGSGAAAIIIGRKEKEIIAAIEDTYSFTTDTPDFWRRQHAEFPRHAGRFTGEPAYFRHVISAAQKIMEKNSMKAEDFKHAVFHQPNAKFPSQAGKILGFKQEQLEQGMIVPFIGNTYSAASMIGLCSVLDKIQPKEKILVVSYGSGAGSDAFILRATKNIQHKRAKEKVLESIKEKEYLTYAEYVKHRKKLKSL; encoded by the coding sequence ATGATTATTATGCACGAAAAAACAGGAATTATAGGATACGGGGCTTACGTGCCCAGCCTCCGGATTACAGTGGAAGAAATTGCAAGGACATGGAAGAAAGACGGAAAAAAGATTGCCTCGGGATTAGGAGTAACAGAAAAAGCAGTTGCCTCTTTTGATGAAGACGCCTGCACAATGGCAGTAGAAGCAGCACGGACAGCAATAAGAACAGGAAAAATTCACCCTCAAAAAATCGGGGCATTATACGTTGGATCAGAAAGCCATCCCTATGCAGTAAACCCTACAGCTTCAACTGTCTGCGACGCAATAAATGCAGGCCCAGACTTAATGGCAGCAGACCTGGAATTTGCGTGCAAGGCAGGGACAGCAGGAATGCAGGCATGCATTGGGTTAGTTAAAAGTGAAATGATTGAGTACGGGATGGCTATAGGAACAGACACAGCACAAGGCAGGCCTAATGATGCATTAGAATTCACTGCAGGCTCAGGCGCAGCAGCAATAATAATTGGAAGAAAAGAAAAAGAAATAATTGCAGCAATAGAAGATACCTATTCTTTCACTACTGATACGCCAGACTTCTGGAGGAGACAGCACGCAGAATTCCCAAGGCACGCAGGAAGGTTTACTGGAGAGCCAGCATACTTTCGGCATGTTATTTCAGCAGCACAAAAAATAATGGAAAAAAATTCAATGAAAGCAGAAGACTTCAAGCACGCAGTATTCCACCAGCCTAACGCCAAATTCCCTTCACAGGCAGGAAAGATTCTGGGATTCAAGCAAGAACAATTAGAGCAAGGAATGATTGTTCCATTCATTGGAAACACTTATTCTGCTGCCTCAATGATAGGATTATGCTCTGTGCTGGACAAGATTCAACCAAAAGAAAAAATTCTTGTTGTAAGCTATGGCTCTGGAGCAGGAAGCGACGCATTCATCCTGAGGGCAACAAAAAACATCCAGCACAAGAGAGCAAAAGAAAAAGTGCTGGAATCAATAAAAGAAAAAGAGTATTTGACTTACGCTGAATACGTAAAGCACAGGAAGAAACTGAAGAGTTTGTGA
- a CDS encoding HAD hydrolase family protein: MPIEKLFFIDVDGVLTKGKDPKINERAVQAVARLANKGYRVAFITGRSGPWIEGDIGGREEALMPALKKFGIEKKVLVFCEDGFYLWHKKKPLYDPTAQPHLNSFFRAREILSKEIEKDLKKNKVRTKDATCESQGKFIQNRFEFANGEKKEDLVNSINGTVQRLKKDGVLDQKISYIEVTRNGVNVFPQILSKANAARQALKYWGLKRNFTGRAYGDRIRDYKMALGTKIKFIRIEDPEQFIKELKFIELKIQARKIKGSWARIKRTFPQKIRKKAKQFLGIKRIPH, encoded by the coding sequence ATGCCAATTGAAAAGCTTTTTTTTATTGATGTTGATGGGGTCCTAACAAAAGGGAAAGACCCTAAAATCAATGAAAGAGCAGTTCAGGCAGTGGCAAGGCTTGCAAATAAAGGCTACAGGGTCGCATTCATTACGGGAAGGAGCGGTCCATGGATTGAAGGAGACATAGGGGGAAGAGAAGAAGCATTAATGCCGGCACTCAAAAAATTTGGCATTGAAAAAAAAGTTCTTGTTTTCTGCGAGGACGGCTTTTACTTATGGCACAAAAAAAAGCCATTATACGACCCCACAGCCCAACCTCACCTGAACAGCTTTTTTAGGGCAAGAGAAATACTTTCAAAAGAAATAGAAAAAGACCTCAAGAAAAACAAGGTAAGAACAAAAGATGCAACCTGTGAATCCCAAGGAAAATTTATTCAGAACAGGTTTGAGTTTGCAAACGGAGAAAAAAAAGAGGACTTGGTGAACTCAATTAATGGAACAGTCCAAAGGCTCAAAAAAGATGGAGTGCTTGACCAGAAAATAAGCTATATTGAAGTCACCAGGAATGGCGTTAATGTTTTCCCTCAAATTCTCTCAAAAGCAAATGCAGCAAGGCAGGCATTAAAATACTGGGGCCTTAAAAGAAATTTTACTGGAAGGGCGTACGGCGACAGGATAAGAGACTACAAGATGGCTTTAGGCACAAAAATAAAATTCATTAGAATTGAAGACCCAGAGCAATTCATCAAAGAATTGAAATTCATTGAACTGAAAATTCAAGCAAGAAAAATAAAAGGCTCTTGGGCAAGAATTAAGAGAACTTTCCCCCAAAAAATCAGGAAAAAAGCCAAACAATTCTTAGGGATTAAAAGAATTCCTCATTAA
- a CDS encoding hydroxymethylglutaryl-CoA reductase, degradative produces the protein MKEEREKKEKIEKSSDMSGFYSKSLEERLELVKEFSGLSEEELGQLKEFGALDFDAANRMTENVIGTMQLPLGIATNFKINGKDYLIPLAIEEPSVIAAASNAAKIARKAFGFKAEATQPIMIGQIQLTAKDLKKARKEINARKKELLEKANQADIGLVKAGGGARELIIRELKGKKEKFLVLHLLVDVRDAMGANAVNTMCEKIAPKIEEITGGKVRLKILSNLAVYRTAKAKAVFTKKALEESFKEFQVSGKEIVKSIIQAFELAEIDAFRACTHNKGIMNGVDAATIATGNDWRAIEAGAHAFACWKNKSYKPLTKFYEDGKGDLVGEIELPLALGLIGGATKSNPIARIAVKILGVKSSKELAGVIASVGLANNFAALRALATEGIQKGHMKLHAKNIAVMAGATGMQIESIAEQMIKEKNISMERAKQLIQNSNQ, from the coding sequence ATGAAGGAAGAAAGAGAAAAGAAAGAGAAAATTGAGAAAAGCTCTGATATGAGCGGGTTCTACAGCAAAAGCCTGGAGGAAAGGCTTGAACTGGTGAAAGAGTTCTCTGGATTAAGCGAGGAAGAATTAGGGCAATTGAAAGAATTTGGGGCATTAGACTTTGATGCTGCAAACAGGATGACAGAAAACGTGATTGGAACAATGCAACTGCCTTTAGGCATTGCCACAAACTTCAAAATTAATGGAAAAGATTATCTCATACCACTGGCAATAGAAGAGCCCTCTGTCATTGCTGCAGCCTCAAATGCAGCAAAGATTGCAAGGAAAGCCTTTGGATTTAAAGCAGAGGCAACACAGCCAATAATGATAGGCCAAATACAATTAACTGCAAAAGACTTAAAGAAAGCAAGAAAAGAAATCAACGCAAGAAAAAAGGAATTGCTCGAGAAGGCAAACCAGGCAGACATTGGCCTTGTGAAGGCAGGCGGGGGGGCAAGGGAATTAATTATAAGGGAACTGAAAGGAAAGAAAGAAAAGTTCCTTGTACTGCACTTGCTCGTGGATGTAAGGGACGCAATGGGAGCAAACGCAGTCAATACAATGTGCGAAAAAATTGCCCCAAAAATAGAGGAAATAACTGGAGGCAAAGTAAGGCTTAAAATACTTTCAAATCTGGCTGTTTACAGGACAGCAAAAGCAAAAGCAGTATTCACGAAAAAAGCCTTGGAGGAAAGCTTCAAGGAATTCCAAGTGAGCGGAAAAGAAATAGTGAAATCAATAATTCAGGCATTCGAATTAGCAGAAATTGACGCTTTCAGGGCATGCACCCACAACAAGGGAATAATGAACGGAGTGGACGCAGCAACAATTGCAACAGGAAATGATTGGAGGGCAATAGAAGCAGGAGCACACGCCTTTGCGTGCTGGAAGAATAAATCCTACAAGCCTCTAACAAAATTTTATGAAGACGGAAAAGGGGACTTGGTTGGAGAAATTGAACTGCCCCTTGCACTTGGCCTTATAGGAGGCGCAACAAAAAGCAATCCAATTGCAAGGATTGCAGTAAAAATCTTGGGAGTGAAAAGCTCAAAGGAATTGGCAGGAGTAATTGCGTCTGTGGGCTTAGCAAACAATTTCGCTGCATTGAGAGCTTTAGCAACAGAAGGCATCCAGAAAGGCCACATGAAACTGCACGCAAAAAACATTGCAGTAATGGCCGGAGCAACAGGAATGCAAATAGAAAGCATTGCAGAGCAAATGATAAAAGAGAAGAACATTTCAATGGAAAGAGCAAAACAATTAATACAAAATTCGAATCAATAA
- a CDS encoding glycoside hydrolase family 57 protein: MPSICLYFHVHQPCRLRKYSFFDIGKNHDYFDVNANNFYLGRIIRKCYEPTNRKLLELIERHNGRFKFCFSITGILLDQLAEFNPKIIDSFKALVDTGNVELFDETYYHSLAYLISEKEFKAQIELHSKKFKELFGVKPKVFRNTEAMYSNDIARIAGELGYNAIISEGLSNVLAWRSPNHLYTAKGSKIKTLLRNYKLSDDIAFRFSTRDWSEWPLTADKYASWLSACDGTNINLFMDYETFGEHQWPETGIFDFLDHLPAEALKYKNLEFCTASEILEKYKPVGEFDVPYTASWADVHRDLSAWLENEMQRQAFAELKSIELNAVNSRNSSLIDSWRKLGISDHFYYMCTKWFADGDVHKYFNPYSSPYDAFLNYMNCLSDLKQQLTHEKVKPQGFWAKLLGRN; the protein is encoded by the coding sequence ATGCCGTCAATTTGCTTGTATTTTCATGTGCATCAGCCTTGCAGGCTGAGGAAGTACAGTTTCTTTGATATAGGAAAGAACCATGATTACTTTGATGTGAATGCAAACAATTTCTATTTGGGGAGGATAATAAGGAAATGCTATGAGCCCACAAACAGGAAATTGCTTGAATTGATTGAAAGGCATAATGGAAGGTTCAAGTTCTGCTTCAGCATTACAGGCATTCTTTTGGACCAGTTAGCTGAATTCAATCCCAAAATAATTGATTCCTTTAAGGCTTTAGTGGACACTGGCAATGTGGAATTGTTTGATGAAACATACTATCATTCTCTTGCTTATTTAATCTCAGAAAAAGAATTCAAGGCGCAAATAGAATTGCATTCAAAGAAGTTCAAAGAGCTTTTCGGTGTAAAACCTAAGGTATTCAGGAACACTGAGGCAATGTACTCCAATGACATTGCAAGGATTGCAGGAGAATTAGGCTATAATGCAATTATTTCTGAGGGCTTGTCTAATGTGCTTGCCTGGAGGTCTCCTAATCATCTTTACACTGCAAAGGGCTCAAAGATTAAAACCTTATTAAGGAATTACAAGCTTTCAGACGACATTGCTTTCCGGTTTTCTACTAGGGACTGGAGCGAGTGGCCTTTGACTGCAGACAAGTATGCTTCCTGGCTTTCTGCCTGTGACGGGACAAACATTAACTTGTTCATGGATTACGAGACTTTTGGAGAGCACCAGTGGCCTGAGACAGGCATATTTGATTTTCTTGACCACCTGCCAGCAGAGGCATTGAAGTACAAGAACTTGGAGTTCTGCACTGCTTCAGAGATTCTTGAGAAGTATAAGCCTGTTGGTGAATTCGATGTTCCTTACACTGCTTCTTGGGCTGACGTGCACAGAGACCTTTCTGCCTGGCTTGAGAATGAAATGCAGAGGCAGGCTTTCGCTGAATTGAAATCCATTGAATTAAATGCAGTTAATTCAAGGAATTCTTCCTTGATTGATTCCTGGAGGAAGCTGGGCATAAGCGACCACTTTTATTACATGTGCACTAAATGGTTTGCTGACGGTGACGTCCATAAATACTTTAATCCTTATTCTTCTCCTTATGATGCCTTCCTGAATTACATGAACTGTTTGTCTGACCTTAAACAGCAGTTGACCCACGAGAAAGTGAAGCCCCAGGGCTTTTGGGCTAAATTGCTTGGAAGGAATTGA